One window of the Lysobacterales bacterium genome contains the following:
- a CDS encoding TIGR03761 family integrating conjugative element protein, with the protein MANERTEPLQLNLGSLRSAMSLTLHTHHASRIWHGRAPTEGRPGIIGLNGFIGAMNKMKRGAEQDDPYSDWWMLRIEDKLADTRTRLQTLREQVDQALADVPAALSLGENMNVQPVKLPLFVNAQLGFMAVYLLADYDDLARKLILAHHTALIDRSTLERWLNDGAHALRSLFSLAQQYRYSGTTRDDFAAKNAAARAALEKFGELPQDVLEGTRRSRFAPPIARRTTKPGTPPAAPAIEPDAPAHTDGAADGAAGDEGTDA; encoded by the coding sequence ATGGCCAACGAACGCACAGAACCCCTGCAACTGAATCTCGGATCGCTGCGCAGCGCGATGTCGCTGACGCTGCACACGCACCACGCTTCGCGCATCTGGCACGGCCGCGCGCCGACCGAGGGGCGCCCAGGCATCATCGGTCTCAACGGCTTCATCGGCGCCATGAACAAGATGAAGCGCGGCGCCGAGCAGGACGACCCGTACTCGGACTGGTGGATGCTGCGGATCGAGGACAAGCTCGCCGACACCAGGACCCGTCTGCAGACCCTGCGCGAACAGGTGGATCAGGCCTTGGCCGACGTGCCAGCGGCGCTGTCGCTGGGCGAGAACATGAACGTGCAGCCGGTGAAGCTGCCGCTGTTCGTCAATGCTCAGCTCGGTTTCATGGCGGTGTACCTGCTGGCCGACTACGACGACCTGGCACGCAAACTCATCCTGGCGCACCACACGGCGCTTATCGACCGCAGCACCTTGGAGCGCTGGCTCAATGATGGCGCGCACGCGCTGCGCAGCCTGTTCTCGCTGGCCCAGCAGTACCGCTACTCGGGCACGACGCGCGACGACTTCGCGGCGAAGAACGCCGCGGCGCGAGCGGCGCTGGAGAAGTTCGGCGAGCTGCCGCAGGACGTGCTGGAAGGCACGCGCCGCTCGCGCTTCGCGCCACCGATCGCGCGGCGGACGACCAAGCCCGGCACGCCGCCTGCTGCGCCCGCCATCGAGCCCGATGCGCCGGCTCACACGGATGGCGCAGCCGATGGTGCGGCGGGCGATGAGGGTACTGACGCATGA
- a CDS encoding DUF3158 family protein: MTASPPISHSTRFVALEQADFQRLEHAGYLKGLLQPFKGKGSLETWASQCAALRDDVIGLAQRRVLPQARAYPFSLLHVQLAQQATGAGTTFLRWRNLDRSSMGVALWEALLANPATPASLIDELYAMELQRIVLNMQISLTHSIARQALECASKAAQAEAAYLRRVHGHTAAVPPTTKESP, encoded by the coding sequence ATGACGGCATCGCCCCCCATCAGCCACTCCACGCGCTTCGTGGCGCTGGAACAGGCGGACTTCCAGCGGCTGGAACACGCAGGCTACCTAAAAGGCCTTTTACAGCCTTTTAAGGGTAAGGGGAGTCTGGAGACCTGGGCCAGCCAGTGCGCGGCGCTGCGCGACGACGTGATTGGCCTGGCGCAGCGGCGCGTGCTGCCCCAGGCGCGCGCCTACCCCTTCAGCCTGCTCCACGTGCAACTGGCCCAGCAGGCCACTGGCGCAGGGACGACCTTCCTGCGCTGGCGCAACCTCGACCGTTCCTCCATGGGCGTGGCGTTGTGGGAGGCCCTGCTGGCCAACCCCGCGACGCCGGCCTCGCTGATCGACGAGCTGTACGCGATGGAACTGCAGCGCATCGTGCTGAACATGCAGATCAGCCTGACCCACAGCATCGCTCGCCAAGCCCTGGAATGCGCCAGCAAGGCCGCCCAGGCCGAAGCGGCTTACCTGCGGCGTGTCCACGGGCATACCGCGGCCGTTCCACCCACCACCAAGGAGTCACCATGA
- a CDS encoding single-stranded DNA-binding protein, which yields MSTHFVGEGNIGSAPDYREFPNGNDEPRRLLRLNVYFDNPIPKKDGEYEDRGGFWAPVELWHRDADHWKTLYQKGMRVLVEGRTVRDEWEDADENERVTFKVEARRVGILPYRIESVALSAKPAGGQ from the coding sequence ATGAGCACGCACTTCGTCGGCGAGGGCAACATCGGTTCTGCGCCGGACTACCGCGAATTCCCGAACGGCAACGACGAGCCGCGCCGGCTGCTTCGCCTGAACGTCTATTTCGACAACCCGATACCGAAGAAGGACGGCGAGTACGAAGATCGCGGCGGCTTCTGGGCGCCGGTGGAGCTGTGGCACCGCGACGCCGATCACTGGAAGACGCTGTATCAGAAGGGTATGCGGGTGCTGGTCGAGGGCCGCACCGTGCGCGACGAATGGGAGGACGCCGACGAGAACGAGCGCGTCACGTTCAAGGTCGAGGCCCGGCGCGTGGGCATCCTGCCGTACCGCATCGAGTCGGTGGCGCTCAGCGCCAAGCCGGCCGGCGGACAGTAG
- a CDS encoding DNA topoisomerase III, with protein MRVFLCEKPSQGKDIARVLGAGQRGNGCYSGAGVVVTWCIGHLVEAVPPEGYGEQYKRWAIEQLPILPERWRVEPKAATAAQFKVVQQLVAKAGELVIATDADREGEMIAREIIDLCGYHGPIQRLWLSALNDASIRKALGALKPSAETLPLYYSALARSRADWLIGMNLSRLFTLLGRQAGYTGVLSVGRVQTPTLKLVVDRDREIARFVSMPYWAVDVLLSHAGQSFTASWIPPEGSTDAAGRCLQQPVAQQAADRIRAARDAQVVSVDTERVREAPPLPFDLGTLQEVCSKQLGLDVQETLDIAQALYETHKATTYPRSDSGYLPESMLAEMPTVLDSLVKTDPSLRPLIERLDRQLRSRAWNDGKVSAHHGIIPTLEPANLSAMSEKELAVYRLIRAHYLAQFLPHHEFDRTMAQFSCGGQSLAAVGKQIAVTGWREVLATPGPDDADGEDAQRSQVLPALHAGLSCPVGKVDLKALKTLPPKPYTQGELIKAMKTVAKFVTDPRLKQKLRDTTGIGTEATRANIINGLIGRGYLVKKGRAVRASDAAFTLIDAVPSAIADPGTTAVWEHALDMIEAGQMALDTFIEKQAAWVGQLVQQYRGATLSLKLPPAPACPQCGAPMQQRTGKSGAFWSCSRYPDCKGTLPIESPTGRRSAPRKRRAASKAS; from the coding sequence ATGCGCGTGTTCCTGTGCGAGAAGCCGTCCCAGGGCAAGGACATCGCCCGTGTGCTAGGCGCCGGCCAACGCGGCAACGGCTGCTACAGCGGCGCGGGTGTCGTCGTGACCTGGTGCATCGGTCATCTGGTGGAGGCGGTTCCGCCCGAAGGCTACGGCGAGCAATACAAGCGCTGGGCCATCGAGCAACTGCCCATTCTTCCTGAGCGTTGGCGTGTCGAGCCCAAGGCGGCGACCGCAGCGCAATTCAAGGTCGTGCAGCAGCTCGTCGCCAAGGCGGGCGAGCTGGTGATAGCGACCGACGCCGATCGCGAGGGCGAGATGATCGCCCGCGAGATCATCGACCTGTGCGGCTACCACGGGCCGATTCAGCGCCTGTGGCTGTCGGCGCTCAACGATGCGTCGATCCGCAAGGCGCTGGGTGCGCTCAAGCCGTCCGCCGAGACGCTGCCGCTGTACTACTCGGCCCTGGCCCGCTCGCGCGCCGACTGGCTGATCGGGATGAACCTGAGCCGCTTGTTCACGCTTCTAGGTCGGCAGGCCGGCTACACCGGCGTGCTGTCGGTGGGGCGCGTGCAGACGCCGACGCTGAAGCTGGTCGTCGATCGTGATCGCGAGATCGCGCGATTCGTCTCCATGCCGTATTGGGCCGTGGATGTGCTGCTATCCCATGCCGGCCAATCCTTCACCGCGAGCTGGATACCGCCCGAAGGCAGCACGGATGCAGCGGGTCGCTGCCTTCAGCAGCCGGTGGCCCAGCAGGCTGCGGATCGCATTCGCGCGGCACGCGATGCGCAGGTCGTGTCGGTGGACACCGAGCGCGTGCGCGAGGCACCGCCGCTGCCGTTCGACCTGGGCACGCTGCAGGAGGTGTGCTCCAAGCAGTTGGGCCTCGACGTGCAGGAGACGCTGGACATTGCCCAGGCGCTGTACGAGACGCACAAGGCGACAACGTATCCGCGCTCGGATTCGGGCTACCTGCCCGAGAGCATGCTGGCTGAGATGCCGACCGTACTCGACAGCCTGGTCAAGACCGACCCCAGCCTGCGGCCGCTGATCGAGCGCCTGGATCGCCAACTGCGCTCGCGTGCATGGAACGACGGCAAGGTGTCGGCTCACCACGGCATCATCCCGACGCTGGAACCCGCCAACCTGTCGGCCATGAGCGAGAAGGAGCTGGCCGTCTACCGGCTGATCCGCGCCCATTACCTCGCGCAGTTCCTCCCACACCATGAGTTCGACCGCACGATGGCGCAGTTCTCGTGCGGCGGTCAGTCGCTGGCGGCCGTGGGCAAGCAGATCGCCGTCACCGGCTGGCGCGAGGTGCTGGCGACGCCGGGGCCGGACGATGCCGATGGCGAGGATGCGCAGCGCAGCCAGGTGCTGCCCGCCCTGCATGCGGGCCTGTCCTGCCCGGTCGGAAAGGTGGATCTCAAGGCGCTGAAGACGCTGCCGCCCAAACCCTACACGCAGGGCGAGCTGATCAAGGCCATGAAGACCGTCGCCAAGTTCGTGACCGACCCGCGCCTGAAACAGAAGCTGCGAGATACCACCGGCATCGGCACCGAGGCGACACGCGCCAACATCATCAACGGTCTGATCGGTCGCGGCTACCTGGTCAAGAAAGGCCGTGCCGTCCGCGCTTCCGACGCGGCATTCACGCTCATCGACGCGGTGCCCTCGGCCATCGCCGACCCCGGCACCACGGCGGTGTGGGAGCACGCGCTCGACATGATCGAGGCCGGCCAGATGGCGTTGGACACCTTCATCGAGAAGCAGGCCGCGTGGGTCGGCCAGCTCGTGCAGCAGTACCGCGGCGCAACGCTCTCGCTCAAGCTGCCGCCGGCGCCGGCCTGCCCGCAGTGCGGCGCGCCGATGCAGCAGCGCACGGGCAAGAGCGGCGCGTTCTGGTCCTGCTCGCGCTACCCGGACTGCAAGGGCACGCTGCCGATCGAGTCCCCGACGGGCCGGCGCAGCGCACCGCGCAAGCGGCGCGCTGCCTCCAAGGCGTCCTGA
- a CDS encoding response regulator, producing MQELSRALAESIGDVSVIHGSLEQLQAQSAALLGQQGRVAADVQQGLMQTLMVPFSRMAPRLQRLVQQASAEHGKRVELVFEGVEAELDRKLYDRIGAPLEHLLRNAVVHGIELPQQRAAQGKPLSGRIVLGLRREGAQFVIELNDDGRGLDLDAIRRVAIARGLLAEHATISDAELGQFIFAPGFSTARSLTQDAGRGVGMDVAMSEIRALGGSLDFSSVPGRGLRFLLRLPLAMVVARALLVEAGAEAYAVPVPSIEAVVRLPAEQAAALLSGSTAGGKADAMFDHGGEPYRVLHLADWVGTPRASAREGEARHAILLRQSGGDARLRRVALVVDRLLGHREIVSKPVGPLVSAIAGVGGATLLADGRVVVILDLPGLLSSRSLDAAAPQATDVAALRRPQILIVDDSITVRRVTERLLERNGYATRSARDGLEAIAMLQEQRPAAILLDIEMPRADGFEVAGFVRNTPELAGTPIIIITSRSGDKHRERAARYGIARYLVKPYQEDGLLAALHAVLQTESAQ from the coding sequence ATGCAGGAACTTTCTCGTGCGCTTGCCGAGTCGATTGGCGACGTCTCGGTGATCCACGGTTCACTGGAACAGCTCCAGGCGCAGAGCGCCGCGCTGCTCGGCCAGCAGGGCCGCGTCGCGGCAGACGTACAGCAGGGTTTGATGCAGACGCTCATGGTGCCGTTCTCGCGCATGGCGCCGCGCCTGCAGCGGCTCGTCCAGCAGGCGAGCGCAGAACATGGCAAGCGCGTGGAGCTGGTCTTCGAGGGAGTTGAAGCAGAGCTCGACCGCAAGCTGTACGACCGCATCGGCGCGCCGCTCGAACATCTGCTGCGCAACGCCGTCGTTCACGGCATCGAGCTGCCACAGCAGCGCGCCGCCCAGGGCAAGCCACTGTCCGGACGGATCGTGCTCGGCCTGCGTCGCGAAGGCGCGCAGTTCGTCATCGAGCTGAACGATGATGGGCGGGGGTTGGATCTGGACGCCATCCGCCGTGTCGCCATCGCGCGCGGGCTGCTCGCGGAACACGCGACGATCAGCGACGCGGAGCTCGGGCAGTTCATCTTTGCGCCCGGGTTCTCCACGGCGCGCAGCCTGACCCAGGATGCCGGCCGTGGCGTTGGCATGGACGTGGCCATGTCCGAAATCCGCGCCCTTGGAGGCAGTCTCGACTTCTCCTCGGTGCCGGGCCGCGGGCTGCGTTTTCTGCTGCGCCTGCCGCTGGCGATGGTCGTTGCCCGCGCGCTGCTGGTCGAGGCGGGTGCCGAGGCCTATGCCGTACCGGTGCCGAGCATCGAGGCCGTCGTGCGCCTGCCGGCCGAACAGGCGGCCGCCTTGCTGTCCGGATCGACGGCGGGCGGAAAGGCGGATGCGATGTTCGATCATGGGGGCGAGCCCTATCGCGTGCTGCATCTTGCGGACTGGGTCGGGACACCGCGCGCGAGTGCGCGCGAGGGTGAGGCGCGCCACGCAATCCTGCTGCGGCAGTCGGGCGGTGACGCGCGCCTGCGGCGGGTTGCCCTGGTGGTCGACCGTCTGCTGGGGCACAGGGAAATCGTCTCCAAACCGGTCGGCCCGCTGGTCAGCGCGATCGCCGGTGTCGGCGGTGCCACGCTGCTGGCGGATGGGCGCGTGGTCGTCATTCTGGATCTGCCCGGCTTGCTGTCCAGCCGTTCGCTCGACGCAGCGGCGCCGCAAGCCACGGATGTCGCCGCGCTCCGGCGGCCGCAGATTCTGATCGTGGACGATTCGATCACCGTGCGTCGGGTGACCGAGCGCCTGCTGGAGCGCAATGGCTATGCAACGCGCTCCGCCCGCGACGGGCTGGAGGCGATCGCAATGCTGCAGGAGCAGCGGCCGGCAGCGATCCTGCTCGACATCGAAATGCCACGCGCGGACGGCTTTGAAGTGGCCGGCTTCGTCCGCAACACGCCCGAGCTGGCGGGCACCCCGATCATCATCATCACCTCGCGTTCCGGGGACAAGCATCGCGAACGCGCGGCGCGGTACGGCATTGCCCGCTATCTGGTCAAGCCCTACCAGGAAGACGGCCTGCTGGCTGCGCTGCACGCTGTCCTGCAGACGGAGTCTGCGCAATGA